The Calditrichota bacterium DNA window TGAAATTATTCAATTACACCATCCGGATGAATTTGCGATTGAAGATTTATTTTACGCCGAGCACACAAAATCTGCCCTAAAATTGGGTCACGCCAGGGGGGTGGCCATTTTATCCGCGAAGCTTGAAGGGCTTCCCATTGCAGAATACGCTCCTCGTGAGGTTAAACTGGCCGTTGTGGGCTACGGTCATGCTTCGAAAGAACAGGTTCAGCGCTCAATTATTCAGCAGCTTGGTTTAAAGGATCGGGAGATATCCCACGATGCGTCGGATGCACTGGCAGTGGCGCTCTGCCATTGTCATCGTGTAGGATTGCGACGGGTGTTAAATTATTAAACAAAATCCCCCGTAAAGGGGCGAAGTCATCATTTAACAAGAAAGTCCGCACGAACTAATGATCAGCTTTTTGGAAGGCCGGATCGTTCAAAAATTTCCAACAAAGATCATCATGAATGTGAATGGGGTTGGGTACGAGGTGAACATTTCCCTGAATACCTACGAGCAGCTCCCGCGAGACCGCGAAACCATTCAAATTTTAACCTATCTGCACGTTCGGGAAGATTCCATGCAACTTTACGGATTTGCTTCAGCCGACGAACGCGACCTTTTCCTGAAATTAATTGGGATCTCCGGCGTGGGGCCGCGGCTGGCTCAGGGAATGCTTTCGGGAACAACCCCTCAGGATTTTAAAACGGCCGTTCTGACCAATGACCTGGGCAGGCTGACGGCGATTCCCGGCGTGGGCCGGAAAACGGCTCAACGGCTTGTTCTGGATTTAAAGGACAAATTCCAGTCCGATAAATTGCAGGATTTGGCTGAACCTACCCCGCAAGAGACGATGTCGGAGGAAGCGGTTCTGGCCCTGGTTTCTTTGGGCTACAAACAGGGGATTGCGCAAAAGGCCGTTCGGGAGGTGCTGCACCGGAAGCCCGAACTGGGAACCCTGGAGGAAATCATTAAATTTTCGCTGGCACAGGTGCAAAAAATGTCGTAAATGAGTTTTCGTGAGGAAGAAAAAGTGGCACGAAAGTATGCTGATACGCCCACCTCTCCCGAGCTGCTGGACGGGGAAATCGAGGTCGATCGAACCCTGCGGCCGGCACAGTTGGAGGATTTCATCGGGCAGCAGAAGATCAAAGACAACCTGCGGATTTTTATCCTGGCGGCCAAGGCCCGGGGCGAGGCATTAGACCACGTTTTGTTTTACGGGCCCCCCGGTCTCGGTAAAACGACGCTGGCGAATATTATTGCCCGGGAGCTTGAGGTGGATATTAAGATCACCTCCGGGCCTGTGATGGAACGCGCCGGCGATTTGGCCGGAATTCTGACCAATCTCCGGGAGGGAGATGTCCTGTTTATCGACGAAATCCATCGCCTGAATGCCACGGTGGAGGAATATCTTTACACGGCGATGGAAGACTTTCGTCTGGATATTGTGATTGACAAGGGAGCAAATGCCCGCAGTGTGCGTCTGAATTTGCCCCATTTTACACTGGTCGGGGCAACCACCCGGGCGGGTTTGCTTACGTCGCCGCTGCGATCCCGGTTTGGTGTGGTGAGCCGTCTCGATTACTACCCGCCGGAGGATTTGTACCTGATTGTGCTTCGCTCGGCCCGGATTCTGAATGTGGATATTGAAACGGAGGGAGCCATGGAAATTGCGCGGCGCTCCCGGGGAACCCCGCGGATTGCGAACCGCCTTCTGAGGCGCATCCGGGATTTTGCTCAAATCGAAGGGGATGGCGTCATTACAAAAGAAGTGGCTGCCGGCGCTTTGAAACGTCTGGATGTGGATGACCGCGGCCTGGATGAAATGGACAAGCGAATTTTGCTGACGGTCATTCAAAAATTTAATGGCGGGCCGGTAGGCGTGAATTCCCTCGCAGTGG harbors:
- the ruvC gene encoding crossover junction endodeoxyribonuclease RuvC, translating into MGIDPSTTSTGFGVVKTDGYAVQLIDFGIIKTSRRQTLPDRLQIIFNRISEIIQLHHPDEFAIEDLFYAEHTKSALKLGHARGVAILSAKLEGLPIAEYAPREVKLAVVGYGHASKEQVQRSIIQQLGLKDREISHDASDALAVALCHCHRVGLRRVLNY
- the ruvA gene encoding Holliday junction branch migration protein RuvA; this encodes MISFLEGRIVQKFPTKIIMNVNGVGYEVNISLNTYEQLPRDRETIQILTYLHVREDSMQLYGFASADERDLFLKLIGISGVGPRLAQGMLSGTTPQDFKTAVLTNDLGRLTAIPGVGRKTAQRLVLDLKDKFQSDKLQDLAEPTPQETMSEEAVLALVSLGYKQGIAQKAVREVLHRKPELGTLEEIIKFSLAQVQKMS
- the ruvB gene encoding Holliday junction branch migration DNA helicase RuvB, with amino-acid sequence MSFREEEKVARKYADTPTSPELLDGEIEVDRTLRPAQLEDFIGQQKIKDNLRIFILAAKARGEALDHVLFYGPPGLGKTTLANIIARELEVDIKITSGPVMERAGDLAGILTNLREGDVLFIDEIHRLNATVEEYLYTAMEDFRLDIVIDKGANARSVRLNLPHFTLVGATTRAGLLTSPLRSRFGVVSRLDYYPPEDLYLIVLRSARILNVDIETEGAMEIARRSRGTPRIANRLLRRIRDFAQIEGDGVITKEVAAGALKRLDVDDRGLDEMDKRILLTVIQKFNGGPVGVNSLAVAVGEESDTIEEIYEPFLIQEGFLHRTARGRQATEFAYKYFGISRKKTQNIQESLF